A single genomic interval of Puntigrus tetrazona isolate hp1 chromosome 1, ASM1883169v1, whole genome shotgun sequence harbors:
- the LOC122342727 gene encoding neuronal acetylcholine receptor subunit non-alpha-3-like: MKLQISGLVFAMAVAYATIEAPEEFVSLAEMEDTLLRNLFPGYQKWVRPILHANDTITVRFGLKISQLVDVDEKNQLMTTNVWLWQEWTDYKPVWNPEDYGGITSIRVPSETIHIRAGEPAAIISRELSEQTKGHMHAGDITYTVRAMGHLIDLLDVQLRNLTPGGKDSAARSLNKASRIESIRIRSDGSEQDGFFRTESHLSRLFKNRFNLGEEKLSPS, from the exons ATGAAGTTACAAATATCCGGTCTTGTGTTCGCAATGGCAGTAGCCTATGCAACGatagagg CTCCTGAAGAGTTTGTCTCACTAGCTGAGATGGAGGACACGTTGTTGAGGAATCTTTTTCCGGGGTATCAGAAGTGGGTGAGACCTATCCTTCACGCCAACGACACGATCACCGTTCGCTTCGGTCTGAAGATCTCGCAGCTGGTGGATGTG GATGAAAAGAATCAACTAATGACTACAAATGTCTGGTTGTGGCAG GAGTGGACAGACTATAAGCCAGTGTGGAATCCAGAAGATTATGGTGGAATCACATCCATCAGAGTGCCCTCAGAAACCATTCAT ATCCGAGCGGGTGAACCCGCAGCCATAATCTCCCGTGAGCTCTCGGAGCAAACCAAGGGTCACATGCACGCGGGGGACATCACCTACACCGTCCGAGCCATGGGTCACCTGATCGACCTGCTGGACGTCCAGCTCAGGAACCTGACCCCCGGAGGAAAGGACAGCGCCGCCCGGAGCCTCAACAAG GCGTCCCGGATCGAGTCGATCCGTATCCGATCGGACGGGTCTGAGCAGGACGGGTTTTTCCGTACCGAATCACACC TCAGCCGTCTGTTTAAAAATAGGTTTAACTTGGGCGAAGAGAAACTCTCGCCATCCTGA